One Niallia circulans DNA segment encodes these proteins:
- a CDS encoding quinone oxidoreductase family protein: MKAMILRETGEPNNLKLEDIETPMPGSKEVVVRLQAAALNRRDLMVVQGRYPGMQLPAIPGSDGAGIVVAVGDEVDNGLTGDEVIINPGLNWGSDMNKKSADYNALGNPTNGTYAQYVKVPAENVYSKPSHLSWEEAAALPLAGLTAYRALVTKGGVKKGENVLIPGVGGGVATYLVQFAAALGAKVYVTSSKDEKIEKAKSFGAMGGVNYTSEDWSEELEKLTGGIDLSIDSIGGEVFKTLVSLGKIGSRIVSFGATRGPVPNLLLPSMTVKEISIIGSTMGSPIDFADMVKLVEEHKIHPVLDKTFSLEKAAEALLRMEKGENLGKIVLSIPQD; encoded by the coding sequence ATGAAAGCAATGATATTAAGAGAAACGGGTGAACCAAACAACCTAAAACTAGAAGATATAGAAACACCTATGCCTGGTTCGAAAGAGGTCGTGGTCCGACTACAAGCGGCAGCTCTTAATCGACGGGATTTGATGGTCGTACAAGGGCGGTATCCTGGTATGCAGTTGCCTGCTATTCCCGGCTCCGACGGTGCAGGGATAGTTGTTGCGGTTGGGGATGAAGTCGACAATGGTTTAACCGGCGATGAAGTGATCATTAATCCTGGTTTGAATTGGGGCAGTGATATGAACAAGAAAAGTGCTGACTACAACGCACTCGGTAATCCCACTAACGGAACTTACGCTCAATATGTAAAGGTACCTGCAGAAAATGTCTATTCAAAACCGTCCCATTTATCTTGGGAAGAAGCGGCAGCGCTCCCGCTTGCTGGTTTGACCGCCTACCGTGCTCTCGTAACAAAGGGGGGAGTGAAGAAAGGTGAAAACGTTCTAATTCCTGGAGTTGGCGGAGGAGTAGCCACCTATCTGGTTCAATTTGCAGCCGCACTAGGTGCTAAAGTGTATGTGACATCAAGTAAAGATGAAAAAATAGAAAAAGCAAAAAGTTTCGGTGCAATGGGAGGTGTCAATTACACATCAGAAGATTGGTCGGAGGAATTGGAGAAATTAACAGGCGGGATTGATCTATCCATCGATAGTATTGGCGGGGAAGTATTCAAAACATTGGTGTCACTTGGTAAGATTGGAAGCCGAATTGTCAGCTTTGGTGCGACAAGAGGACCAGTTCCGAATCTCCTCCTGCCAAGTATGACTGTAAAAGAAATTTCCATAATAGGATCAACGATGGGAAGTCCGATAGATTTTGCTGATATGGTCAAGCTTGTGGAGGAACACAAGATTCACCCTGTTTTGGACAAAACTTTTTCGCTGGAGAAAGCAGCAGAGGCACTTCTGAGAATGGAAAAGGGAGAAAACCTAGGGAAAATCGTTTTGTCTATTCCACAAGATTAA
- the dmpI gene encoding 4-oxalocrotonate tautomerase DmpI, which produces MPVITIEAVKLTKEQKRNLVKEMTTAAAKIINVPEQIVTVYVKENELDNIGVGGELLSDK; this is translated from the coding sequence ATGCCAGTAATAACAATTGAAGCAGTTAAATTAACGAAAGAACAAAAAAGAAATTTAGTAAAAGAAATGACTACAGCAGCTGCAAAAATCATTAATGTACCTGAACAAATAGTCACTGTTTATGTAAAGGAAAATGAATTAGACAATATTGGTGTTGGAGGGGAGCTTTTATCAGATAAATAA
- a CDS encoding NAD(P)H-dependent oxidoreductase yields the protein MKTLVLVFHPDLTASRANRRFTEEMEKQANVTVHRVYEAYPDENIDVAAEQKQLENHERIVLQFPFYWYSSPSLLKKWQDAVLTYGWAFGSNGDKLNDKELLIAVTTGVDEVGYSPNGSVKYTIPELLRPFQATSNLIGTRYLTPYVVDGVMQLSDEELEQRAKDYAEYALSDKLDLLAIR from the coding sequence ATGAAAACTTTAGTTCTTGTATTTCACCCAGACTTAACTGCTTCTCGTGCAAATAGACGTTTTACGGAGGAAATGGAGAAGCAAGCTAATGTTACGGTTCACCGTGTTTATGAGGCTTACCCCGATGAGAACATTGATGTTGCAGCCGAGCAAAAGCAATTAGAAAATCATGAGCGCATCGTATTACAATTTCCGTTTTATTGGTACAGCTCGCCTTCATTGTTGAAAAAATGGCAGGATGCTGTTCTGACTTATGGATGGGCTTTTGGAAGCAATGGAGACAAGCTAAACGATAAAGAACTGCTGATTGCTGTTACTACTGGCGTTGATGAAGTAGGTTACTCACCAAACGGGAGTGTAAAATACACCATTCCAGAGTTACTACGACCTTTTCAGGCGACTAGTAATTTGATTGGCACACGCTATTTGACACCTTATGTAGTGGATGGTGTGATGCAATTATCCGACGAGGAACTTGAGCAAAGAGCGAAGGATTATGCCGAGTATGCATTAAGCGATAAACTGGATCTGCTTGCCATCCGCTAA
- a CDS encoding HU family DNA-binding protein: MNKTELINAVAEGSELSKKDSTRVVDSVMERITTALKNGEKVELLGFGAFSVSERAARKGRNPQTGEEIEIAASKVPTFKAGKNLKDAVKE; the protein is encoded by the coding sequence ATGAACAAAACAGAACTTATTAATGCAGTAGCTGAAGGCTCTGAATTATCGAAAAAGGACTCAACTAGAGTAGTTGACTCCGTAATGGAAAGAATCACAACAGCATTGAAAAATGGTGAAAAAGTAGAACTCTTAGGATTTGGTGCTTTCTCTGTTAGTGAACGTGCAGCTAGAAAGGGTCGTAACCCGCAAACTGGTGAAGAAATAGAAATTGCAGCAAGTAAAGTACCTACTTTTAAAGCCGGAAAAAACTTAAAAGATGCTGTGAAAGAATAA
- the licT gene encoding BglG family transcription antiterminator LicT, whose amino-acid sequence MKLKQAFNNNVALALDNSGNEIIVMGKGVGFNKKRYEEIDPNLVDKVYSLDSPESNQLTSILNSIPADYIFLTNQIIRMGEDILQIKLSDAFIITLADHLNFALERHQDNLLIKNPLHWEVKNLYKDEYEIGMKALNLIKRFTNLSLPEYEATSIALHFVNAQHKSEEMKVTLQIAEITNKILEVISYHYHMKIQEDTINYSRLLTHLRYFILRQLNHDEKTMEEVTSLYNIIKERYQNAYICVKKIEKYLNIEYNWHLSNDELAYLAIHIHRMTSRNEKQN is encoded by the coding sequence ATGAAATTAAAACAGGCATTTAATAACAATGTTGCTCTAGCTTTAGATAATAGTGGAAACGAAATCATTGTGATGGGAAAGGGGGTTGGATTTAATAAGAAAAGATATGAAGAGATTGATCCTAATTTAGTTGATAAAGTTTATTCGTTAGATTCACCTGAATCCAATCAGTTAACAAGTATTCTAAATAGTATTCCAGCTGATTATATCTTTCTAACAAACCAGATTATTCGTATGGGAGAAGATATACTGCAAATAAAATTAAGTGATGCATTTATTATTACATTGGCAGATCATTTAAACTTTGCCTTAGAAAGACATCAAGATAACCTATTAATAAAGAATCCGCTTCATTGGGAAGTAAAGAACCTTTATAAAGATGAATATGAAATAGGAATGAAAGCCCTTAATCTTATAAAGAGATTCACCAATCTTTCTCTACCTGAGTATGAAGCGACCTCTATAGCCTTGCATTTTGTTAATGCACAGCATAAGAGTGAAGAAATGAAAGTAACTCTACAAATCGCAGAAATCACGAATAAAATTCTTGAAGTTATTAGCTATCATTATCATATGAAAATACAAGAAGACACTATTAATTATTCAAGGTTACTGACACATTTACGTTACTTTATTTTAAGACAATTAAATCATGATGAAAAAACAATGGAAGAAGTTACGTCACTGTATAACATCATAAAAGAAAGATATCAAAACGCTTATATCTGCGTGAAGAAGATTGAAAAGTATTTAAACATAGAGTACAACTGGCATCTCTCCAATGATGAACTGGCTTATTTAGCAATTCATATACATCGAATGACATCAAGAAATGAAAAACAAAATTAG